One genomic window of Oleomonas cavernae includes the following:
- a CDS encoding MarR family winged helix-turn-helix transcriptional regulator gives MKPRPPRLFYLLNRARHALFKAADVVLLDQLDITGAQLGALFVLGESPGCTLGDLAERLELNASAVTGLADRLERAGFIERKLGESDRRITNLFLTAAGAERVRASKPLMAAVNDQLTDGFTPDEIAVVARFLDTVVHRFARSSKP, from the coding sequence ATGAAGCCGCGTCCTCCCCGCCTGTTCTATCTGTTGAACCGCGCCCGCCATGCCTTGTTCAAGGCGGCGGACGTGGTCCTGCTCGATCAGCTGGACATCACCGGCGCGCAACTGGGCGCCCTGTTCGTGCTGGGCGAGTCGCCGGGCTGTACCCTGGGCGATCTCGCCGAGCGGCTGGAGCTCAATGCCTCGGCGGTCACCGGCCTGGCCGACCGGCTGGAACGCGCCGGGTTCATCGAGCGCAAGCTCGGCGAGAGCGACCGGCGCATCACCAACCTGTTCCTGACCGCTGCGGGGGCCGAGCGCGTGCGCGCGTCCAAGCCGCTGATGGCGGCGGTGAACGACCAGCTCACCGACGGCTTCACCCCAGACGAGATCGCTGTCGTCGCCCGTTTTCTCGATACCGTCGTCCACCGTTTTGCGAGGAGTTCAAAACCATGA
- a CDS encoding MBL fold metallo-hydrolase, translating into MSGLTFPFEAKPGPGEAIEVAPGVLWARLPLPFSLDHINIWLVEDGDGWAVVDTGLRGHNTEALWQQLFTGPMAGRPVTKVVVTHLHPDHVGQAGWLCRHFGAPLWMTREEFLTARLLCLDVRDEPPPEAVDFYRRAGFTDTMMQTYMARGFGSFAQGVTDLPLGHCRLNDGGTIEIGGKAWEVVVGRGHSPEHASLWCAELGLLISGDQVLPRISSNVSVNLSDPEGDPLTDWLDSLELIARRVPDDVMVLPSHNEPFYGLHHRLTRLAIGHQRRLDTIIEALEAPRHAVDLLGPMFRRPLEGHDLILALGEGLAHLHCLRQRGMIARDEGADGIHYWRRLVAARDAA; encoded by the coding sequence GTGTCCGGACTGACTTTTCCGTTCGAGGCCAAGCCAGGTCCGGGCGAGGCGATCGAGGTTGCGCCCGGGGTGCTGTGGGCGCGCCTGCCGCTGCCCTTCAGCCTGGACCACATCAATATCTGGCTGGTCGAGGACGGCGACGGCTGGGCCGTGGTCGATACCGGCCTGCGGGGCCACAATACGGAAGCGCTGTGGCAGCAATTGTTCACCGGGCCGATGGCCGGCCGGCCGGTGACCAAGGTGGTGGTCACCCACCTGCATCCCGATCACGTCGGCCAGGCCGGCTGGCTGTGCCGCCATTTCGGCGCACCCTTGTGGATGACGCGCGAGGAATTCCTCACCGCCCGGCTGCTGTGCCTCGATGTCCGCGACGAGCCGCCGCCCGAAGCGGTCGATTTCTATCGCCGTGCCGGCTTTACCGACACCATGATGCAAACCTACATGGCGCGGGGCTTCGGCAGCTTCGCCCAAGGCGTCACCGACTTGCCGCTGGGGCATTGCCGGCTCAACGACGGCGGCACGATCGAGATCGGCGGCAAGGCCTGGGAAGTGGTGGTCGGGCGCGGCCACTCGCCGGAACATGCCAGCCTCTGGTGCGCGGAGCTGGGCCTGCTGATCTCGGGCGACCAGGTGCTGCCGCGCATTTCTTCCAATGTCTCGGTCAATCTGTCGGACCCGGAAGGCGACCCGCTGACCGACTGGCTCGACTCGCTGGAACTCATCGCGCGCCGGGTGCCCGACGACGTGATGGTGCTGCCCTCGCACAACGAGCCGTTCTACGGCCTGCACCATCGCCTGACCCGGCTGGCCATCGGCCATCAGCGCCGGCTCGACACCATTATCGAGGCGCTGGAGGCGCCGCGTCACGCGGTCGACCTGCTGGGCCCGATGTTCCGCCGCCCGCTGGAGGGCCACGACCTGATCCTGGCCCTGGGCGAGGGCCTGGCCCACCTCCATTGCCTGCGCCAGCGCGGCATGATCGCCCGGGACGAGGGCGCCGACGGCATCCACTACTGGCGCCGGTTGGTGGCGGCGCGCGACGCGGCCTGA
- a CDS encoding HEPN domain-containing protein: MTVQSLLAKAEQAAASALVLLEIGDADGACNRAYFAMFDAARAALLAAGHDVGKTHKGVLNAFSNHLIKDGPLPKELGRLLKQAETRRYVADYDGDSVKAADAREMIGQATTFIAALRDGFLRGA; the protein is encoded by the coding sequence GTGACGGTGCAGAGCCTGCTGGCAAAGGCGGAGCAGGCGGCGGCATCGGCGCTTGTCTTGCTCGAGATCGGAGATGCCGACGGGGCGTGCAATCGCGCCTATTTCGCCATGTTCGACGCGGCCCGCGCCGCCCTGCTCGCCGCAGGCCACGATGTGGGCAAGACGCACAAGGGCGTGCTCAATGCGTTCAGCAATCATCTGATCAAGGATGGCCCCTTGCCCAAAGAACTGGGGCGGCTTCTCAAGCAGGCCGAGACTCGCCGCTATGTGGCCGACTATGACGGCGATTCGGTGAAGGCGGCGGACGCGCGCGAAATGATCGGCCAGGCGACGACCTTCATCGCCGCCTTGCGCGACGGTTTCCTGCGAGGCGCATGA
- a CDS encoding nucleotidyltransferase domain-containing protein → MKHVDPDTEAAVRRFLSLVAGRYEPAGAILYGSRARGTHRPDSDADVAVLLKGEHQRVLTTTLAMADVAYDVLLETGVNISPMPVWLDEWENPERFSNPALLRTIAREGIML, encoded by the coding sequence ATGAAGCATGTAGACCCCGATACGGAGGCTGCGGTTCGCCGCTTTCTCTCCCTGGTCGCCGGCCGATACGAGCCGGCGGGGGCGATTCTCTATGGCAGCCGCGCGCGGGGGACGCACCGCCCCGACAGCGATGCCGATGTCGCCGTGCTTCTAAAAGGCGAGCACCAGCGGGTGTTGACGACCACCCTGGCCATGGCGGATGTCGCCTATGACGTCTTGCTCGAGACCGGGGTCAATATTTCGCCCATGCCGGTCTGGCTCGACGAATGGGAGAATCCGGAACGCTTTTCCAATCCCGCCCTGCTTCGCACTATCGCCCGCGAGGGGATCATGCTGTGA
- a CDS encoding type II toxin-antitoxin system HipA family toxin, protein MRELDVWWNGRVVGKLAQDRHGDLSFTYSPAWLDDERAPPLSVSLPKRAEAFSRRECRPFFGGLLPEEGQRDAVAQALGVSRANDFALLDRLGGDVAGALQLLPPGETLAVPSPQDRAAPLDDAALLGVLEALPTRPLLAGGEGIRLSLAGVQAKVPVVLVDGAVALPAPGQPTTHILKPPIARFPATTENEAFVMRLAGAVGLDAAPAEPRIVLGRPFLLVGRYDRTKTVDGLVQRIHQEDFCQALGVPPETKYASEGGPGFKECFGLLRRIAARPAVEVIKLLDAVIFNVIAGNADAHGKNFSILYDGQGPRLAPLYDLLATVAYPGLSPKFAMRIGRKATLAELDAKGWAAFAADAGLGMPLVRRRILELSQSVIIQAPAVAAAMTNDGLDDAALSDFALMVGSRAERCAETIR, encoded by the coding sequence ATGCGGGAACTCGACGTCTGGTGGAACGGCCGCGTCGTCGGCAAGCTCGCGCAGGACCGGCACGGCGACTTGAGCTTCACCTATTCGCCTGCCTGGCTTGACGACGAAAGGGCGCCGCCGTTGTCGGTCTCCTTGCCGAAGCGGGCAGAAGCTTTCTCGCGCCGCGAATGCCGGCCGTTCTTCGGCGGTCTTCTGCCCGAAGAGGGCCAGCGGGACGCGGTTGCGCAGGCGCTTGGCGTCTCGCGCGCCAATGATTTTGCCCTGCTCGATCGCCTCGGTGGGGATGTTGCCGGCGCGCTGCAGCTTCTGCCGCCCGGCGAGACACTGGCCGTGCCCTCGCCACAGGACAGAGCGGCACCGCTCGACGATGCCGCATTGCTCGGCGTGCTGGAGGCGCTGCCGACGCGTCCCTTGCTGGCCGGCGGGGAGGGGATACGGCTGTCGTTGGCCGGCGTGCAGGCGAAAGTCCCCGTGGTGCTCGTGGATGGCGCCGTGGCTTTGCCGGCGCCCGGGCAACCGACCACTCATATCCTCAAGCCTCCGATTGCGCGCTTTCCCGCCACGACCGAGAACGAAGCCTTTGTCATGCGCCTTGCCGGTGCCGTCGGGCTCGACGCCGCACCGGCTGAGCCTCGCATCGTGCTGGGGCGCCCGTTCCTGCTCGTCGGGCGCTACGATCGGACGAAGACTGTCGACGGCCTGGTTCAGCGTATTCACCAGGAGGACTTCTGCCAGGCGCTGGGCGTGCCGCCGGAAACCAAATACGCCAGCGAAGGCGGCCCCGGATTCAAGGAATGCTTCGGTCTTCTGCGCCGTATCGCCGCGCGTCCCGCTGTCGAAGTCATCAAGCTGCTGGATGCCGTGATCTTCAACGTCATTGCCGGAAATGCCGACGCCCATGGCAAGAATTTCTCGATTCTCTATGACGGCCAGGGGCCGCGGCTGGCACCGCTCTATGATCTCCTGGCGACGGTTGCCTATCCGGGGCTGTCGCCGAAATTCGCCATGAGGATCGGGAGAAAGGCGACCCTGGCCGAATTGGATGCGAAGGGATGGGCTGCCTTCGCCGCCGACGCGGGCCTTGGCATGCCGCTGGTGCGGCGGCGGATTTTGGAACTCAGCCAAAGCGTCATCATCCAGGCGCCGGCCGTGGCGGCGGCCATGACGAATGACGGCCTCGACGATGCCGCCCTTTCGGATTTCGCCCTGATGGTCGGCAGCCGCGCGGAACGGTGCGCTGAGACCATTCGCTAG
- a CDS encoding helix-turn-helix transcriptional regulator has protein sequence MMNRILTPADIGRLVRQARKAAGLRQDELAGAAGVGLRFVVDLEAGKATAQLGKALQVLSALGCSFEIIPPPDPKGEGGA, from the coding sequence ATGATGAACCGTATACTCACGCCGGCCGATATTGGCCGCCTTGTCCGCCAGGCCAGGAAAGCGGCCGGTTTGCGCCAGGACGAACTGGCGGGGGCCGCCGGTGTCGGCCTGCGCTTTGTCGTGGATCTGGAAGCCGGCAAGGCGACGGCGCAGCTTGGCAAGGCGCTGCAGGTCCTCAGTGCATTGGGCTGTTCTTTCGAGATCATCCCGCCGCCAGATCCTAAGGGAGAGGGCGGGGCGTGA
- a CDS encoding type II toxin-antitoxin system RelE/ParE family toxin, which yields MAVRVQEAASLRLDEIYRYTRDRWGQEQADRYLTGLFAAFERIEARGVLSKPVPAAFGVDGYFFRYERHFVYWKRLENGDIGIVTILHERMHQIDRFKDDLSS from the coding sequence GTGGCGGTCCGTGTCCAGGAGGCGGCCTCGCTCCGCCTCGACGAGATCTACCGATACACGCGCGATCGCTGGGGGCAGGAGCAGGCCGATCGTTACCTCACCGGCCTGTTCGCCGCCTTCGAGCGGATCGAGGCGCGCGGCGTCCTGTCGAAGCCCGTTCCGGCGGCGTTCGGGGTAGATGGCTATTTCTTCCGCTACGAACGCCATTTCGTATACTGGAAACGGCTGGAAAACGGCGATATCGGCATCGTCACCATCCTTCATGAACGGATGCACCAGATCGACCGGTTCAAGGATGATCTTTCCAGCTAG
- a CDS encoding ribbon-helix-helix domain-containing protein, whose translation MSRTTTMTVRLSGALSDFVAANVGENGAYENISEYVRDLIRRDKERVEREAFDHLRAELTLAFAAPDNSYKELTAAEVIARNRA comes from the coding sequence ATGTCTCGCACCACGACCATGACCGTCCGCCTTAGCGGCGCGCTCAGCGATTTCGTCGCGGCGAATGTCGGCGAGAACGGCGCCTACGAGAATATCAGCGAATATGTCCGCGACCTGATCCGGCGCGACAAGGAACGAGTCGAGCGTGAAGCCTTCGACCACCTGAGGGCCGAGTTGACCCTCGCCTTCGCCGCGCCAGACAACAGCTACAAGGAACTCACCGCCGCCGAAGTGATCGCCCGCAACCGGGCCTGA
- a CDS encoding acyl-CoA dehydrogenase → MTVYAAPLRELMFTLETIGQLEEISGFEAYEHASPEIVEQVLEEAGKLARDVIAPTNQVGDREGVSLENGVVTVPKAFEAAWKAYVEGGWPGVPFEAEFGGQSLPWTLTCAVQEIWTSANMAFGLIMLLNQGATEAINAHGTPEQKETYLHKMIAGEWTGTMNLTEPHAGSDLGDIKSRATPVGDGSWRVKGTKIFITFGEHELAENIIHLVLAKTPGAPEGSRGISCFIVPKYLVNADGTLGRRNDLRCVSLEHKIGIHASPTCVMAYGDNDDCIGYMIGQENRGLNAMFTMMNNARVSVGGQGLGLAERAYQQALAFAQERKQGRAIGAAAASPIIDHPDIRRMLMTMKSTVDAMRAMVCRNALALDLSKVAATPEERAAERAMADLLTPITKSWCTDRGVELTSLNIQVHGGMGFIEETGAAQHWRDSRIAPIYEGTNGIQAIDLVTRKVTLNGGDTVKGLLAQIRSLTPRLQSIGDEDFNVIARELGAATVALTEATQWVLENVGSRPNDVLANAATYLDMAGAVVGGWLLARQALVAHERLNEAGADQKFLKARIASARYFAEQRLPVAAALLGPVTRGNALLEDLPALLAS, encoded by the coding sequence ATGACCGTCTATGCCGCCCCCCTGCGCGAGCTGATGTTTACGCTGGAGACGATCGGCCAGCTCGAAGAAATCTCGGGCTTCGAGGCCTATGAGCATGCCTCGCCCGAGATCGTCGAACAGGTGCTGGAAGAGGCGGGCAAGCTCGCCCGCGACGTGATCGCCCCGACCAACCAGGTCGGCGACCGCGAGGGTGTCAGCCTTGAAAACGGTGTCGTGACCGTGCCCAAGGCCTTCGAGGCGGCCTGGAAGGCCTATGTCGAGGGCGGCTGGCCCGGCGTGCCCTTCGAGGCCGAATTCGGCGGGCAGAGCCTGCCCTGGACCCTGACCTGCGCGGTGCAGGAGATCTGGACCTCGGCCAACATGGCCTTCGGCCTGATCATGCTGCTGAACCAGGGCGCGACCGAGGCGATCAATGCCCACGGCACGCCCGAGCAGAAGGAAACCTACCTCCACAAGATGATCGCCGGCGAATGGACCGGCACCATGAACCTGACCGAACCCCATGCCGGCTCGGACCTGGGCGACATCAAGAGCCGGGCGACCCCGGTGGGCGACGGTTCCTGGCGCGTCAAGGGCACCAAGATCTTCATCACCTTCGGCGAGCACGAGCTGGCCGAGAACATTATCCACCTGGTGCTGGCCAAGACGCCGGGCGCGCCCGAGGGCAGCCGCGGCATTTCCTGCTTCATCGTGCCGAAGTATCTGGTCAATGCCGATGGCACGCTGGGCCGGCGCAACGACCTGCGCTGCGTCTCGCTCGAACACAAGATCGGCATCCATGCCAGCCCGACCTGCGTCATGGCCTATGGCGACAACGATGACTGTATCGGTTACATGATCGGCCAGGAGAACCGCGGCCTCAATGCCATGTTCACCATGATGAACAATGCCCGCGTCTCGGTCGGCGGGCAGGGCTTAGGGCTGGCGGAGCGCGCCTATCAGCAGGCCCTGGCCTTCGCCCAGGAACGCAAGCAGGGCAGGGCCATCGGTGCCGCGGCCGCCAGCCCGATCATCGACCATCCCGACATCCGCCGCATGCTGATGACCATGAAGTCGACGGTCGACGCCATGCGTGCCATGGTCTGCCGCAATGCCCTGGCGCTCGACCTCTCCAAGGTCGCGGCAACCCCGGAAGAACGCGCGGCCGAGCGGGCAATGGCCGACCTGCTGACCCCGATCACCAAGTCCTGGTGCACCGACCGCGGCGTGGAACTGACCTCGCTGAACATCCAGGTCCACGGCGGCATGGGCTTCATCGAGGAAACCGGCGCTGCCCAGCACTGGCGTGACAGCCGCATCGCCCCGATCTACGAGGGCACCAACGGCATCCAGGCGATCGACCTCGTCACCCGCAAGGTGACGCTCAACGGCGGCGACACGGTGAAGGGCCTGCTGGCGCAGATCCGCTCGCTCACGCCGCGCCTGCAAAGCATCGGCGACGAGGACTTCAACGTCATCGCCCGCGAGCTGGGCGCCGCCACCGTCGCCCTGACAGAGGCAACCCAGTGGGTGCTGGAGAACGTGGGCAGCCGTCCCAACGACGTGCTGGCCAATGCCGCAACCTATCTCGACATGGCCGGCGCCGTGGTCGGCGGCTGGCTCCTGGCCCGCCAGGCTCTGGTCGCGCACGAGCGCCTGAACGAGGCCGGCGCCGACCAGAAATTCCTGAAGGCCCGCATCGCCTCGGCTCGCTACTTCGCCGAACAGCGCCTGCCCGTCGCCGCCGCCCTGCTGGGCCCGGTCACCCGCGGCAATGCGCTGCTGGAGGATCTGCCGGCGCTGCTGGCGAGTTAA